A portion of the Acidobacteriota bacterium genome contains these proteins:
- a CDS encoding CotH kinase family protein, which translates to MKFRYLVAWITGLLLAGFVLEGILRDSPAGDEVERQQVSAEEMGEGRLPELLERLGALEPVAGTGARSAAGEDARPAWRTPPAAAEPGRSAAGRSPDSTALRELVPFHFRRKGLRTVSIHTDPQGLEWIRQQPMEQREVPAAVAVLEGQRVLFTAYAGLRLHGGTTRTFGPSRSWRLMFRAGDGFAPSLLGWAAGPALESLIIRNSLRVDRGDRQWRYTNAMAFDVVRRMGGEVPHTAPALLFINGENRGFFFLTERIDRGFLRRRYGHDRFVFVWTKDADYRSIVRWGNPLLYERLMDLFPTRTKAGPRRVARWVDLDNLDRWFLSVLFCATTDAYQGALLRDEGDPAGRWFWLHWDMDQSFMAALADRLDPWNSDIWSTVTEGSRHDLRARLLRSLTVRSEEYRRRLAGRAALMLDRQLTPPFLAELLGRYREIERRYEVDDTESLELIGRFFEERPRVLRQRLAERLGPLPAPHDDPLAANAADPR; encoded by the coding sequence TTGAAGTTCCGTTACCTCGTCGCGTGGATCACCGGCCTGCTGCTGGCCGGCTTCGTGCTGGAAGGGATTCTGCGCGACTCCCCGGCCGGCGACGAGGTCGAGCGCCAGCAGGTGTCCGCCGAGGAGATGGGCGAGGGCCGCCTGCCGGAGTTGCTCGAACGTTTGGGGGCGCTCGAACCGGTGGCCGGCACCGGCGCCCGGTCCGCCGCCGGGGAGGACGCCCGGCCCGCCTGGCGCACCCCGCCGGCCGCGGCGGAGCCCGGCCGGAGCGCTGCCGGGCGGTCACCGGACAGTACCGCGCTGCGCGAACTGGTGCCCTTTCATTTCCGCCGCAAGGGATTGCGCACCGTGTCGATCCACACCGATCCGCAGGGGCTCGAATGGATCCGCCAGCAGCCGATGGAGCAGCGGGAAGTGCCGGCGGCGGTGGCCGTGCTCGAAGGCCAGCGGGTGCTCTTCACGGCCTATGCGGGGCTGCGCCTGCACGGTGGAACCACCCGTACCTTCGGACCGTCGCGGAGCTGGCGGCTGATGTTTCGGGCCGGGGACGGCTTCGCCCCGTCCCTTCTCGGCTGGGCGGCGGGGCCGGCCCTGGAATCGCTGATCATCCGCAACTCGCTGCGCGTCGATCGCGGTGACCGCCAGTGGCGCTACACCAACGCCATGGCCTTCGATGTCGTCCGGCGGATGGGTGGAGAGGTGCCTCACACCGCCCCGGCGCTGCTCTTCATCAACGGTGAGAATCGCGGCTTCTTTTTCCTGACAGAGCGCATCGATCGAGGATTCTTGCGCCGCCGCTACGGCCACGACCGCTTCGTTTTCGTGTGGACGAAGGACGCCGACTATCGGTCCATCGTGCGGTGGGGCAATCCGCTGCTCTACGAGCGCCTGATGGACCTGTTCCCCACCCGCACCAAGGCGGGGCCCCGCCGGGTGGCCCGTTGGGTGGATCTCGACAATCTCGACCGTTGGTTTCTCTCGGTGCTGTTCTGTGCCACGACCGATGCCTACCAGGGAGCCCTGCTGCGCGACGAAGGGGATCCCGCCGGTCGCTGGTTCTGGCTCCACTGGGACATGGACCAGAGCTTTATGGCGGCCCTCGCCGACCGCCTGGATCCGTGGAACAGCGACATCTGGTCGACGGTGACCGAAGGCTCCCGGCACGACCTGCGGGCGCGGCTGTTGCGCTCGTTGACGGTCCGCTCCGAGGAGTATCGGCGGCGCCTGGCGGGGCGCGCCGCGCTGATGCTCGACCGGCAACTGACGCCACCCTTCTTGGCGGAGCTCCTCGGCCGCTACCGCGAAATCGAGCGGCGCTACGAGGTCGACGACACGGAGTCCCTGGAATTGATCGGGCGCTTTTTCGAGGAGCGGCCGAGGGTTCTCCGGCAGCGCCTGGCGGAGCGCCTCGGGCCGCTGCCGGCGCCGCACGATGATCCGCTCGCCGCCAACGCCGCCGATCCACGGTAG
- a CDS encoding DUF4956 domain-containing protein, protein MNLDSLMGPLSNLQDGRVSEIGPGPFLLIMTVSLACGFFVAFLYRFFYARRETGSQIHRSFPLLAVSITAIFICIQFSLPLSLGLLGALSIVRFRTPIKEPEEIGFLMVVIATSLACATFQFVFLAILLSLVLVAVAVRGWVPSLLGSATRHGLLLLAVPKDLWRAEREDLLAKLTAFLPKGRIESLTQLDDEVAVTYSFRNLAPERLTALEGELLREMPDLSLTLSYDRPGAP, encoded by the coding sequence TTGAATCTCGACTCGCTGATGGGACCTCTGTCCAACCTGCAGGACGGCCGGGTCTCGGAGATCGGCCCTGGGCCGTTCCTCCTGATCATGACCGTATCGCTGGCCTGCGGGTTCTTCGTCGCTTTTCTGTACCGCTTTTTCTATGCCCGACGCGAGACCGGCTCGCAGATCCATCGGTCGTTCCCGCTGCTGGCGGTGTCGATCACGGCGATCTTCATCTGTATTCAGTTCTCGTTGCCCCTGTCCCTCGGCCTGCTGGGGGCCCTGTCCATCGTACGCTTCCGCACGCCGATCAAGGAGCCCGAAGAGATTGGCTTCCTGATGGTGGTGATCGCCACCTCCCTGGCCTGTGCCACCTTCCAGTTCGTGTTTCTGGCGATCCTTCTGTCGCTAGTGCTGGTGGCGGTGGCGGTCCGTGGATGGGTGCCATCGCTCCTCGGGTCGGCGACCCGCCACGGTCTTTTGCTCCTGGCGGTGCCGAAGGATCTGTGGCGCGCCGAACGGGAGGATCTGTTGGCGAAGCTCACCGCTTTCCTGCCCAAGGGACGGATCGAGAGCCTGACACAGCTCGACGACGAGGTGGCGGTGACCTACAGCTTCCGCAATCTCGCCCCGGAGCGCTTGACAGCCCTCGAAGGGGAGTTGCTGCGGGAGATGCCGGACCTCTCTCTGACCCTGAGCTACGATCGGCCGGGAGCGCCGTAG
- a CDS encoding VTC domain-containing protein, producing MSPVAFLHPPPARPFGAPEDLSSLGHEVKWRVATGRQEAVAAHLEGCCRQDAEYPANTVASIYFDTPDLAFLREKLSSDYLKTKVRLRWYPQAGRPSTRCFVEIKGRIGTRRSKARRALRFVAGGFDDGDGAGPMLRRQVDARAFGVDDLETVPLSALKALDLRRMPELAGLPGPLLPVLEVRYRRRRWRDPFSDQRLALDSEIRPGRIHPVVGRWSGGAHGALRSHLGRVSPTVVESKGPKAALPTCLEPIVGTFCFRSSFSKYSACFAALGIGDRRSGESL from the coding sequence ATGTCACCCGTCGCCTTCCTCCATCCGCCGCCGGCCCGCCCGTTCGGGGCGCCCGAAGACTTGTCCTCGCTCGGCCATGAGGTGAAGTGGCGGGTGGCGACGGGCCGACAGGAGGCGGTGGCGGCGCACCTCGAGGGCTGCTGCCGACAAGACGCGGAGTACCCGGCGAACACCGTCGCCAGCATCTACTTCGACACCCCGGATCTCGCTTTCCTACGCGAGAAGCTCAGCAGCGACTACCTCAAGACCAAGGTTCGGCTGCGCTGGTACCCGCAGGCCGGTCGACCCTCGACCCGTTGCTTCGTCGAGATCAAGGGGCGGATCGGTACTCGCCGATCGAAGGCCCGACGGGCTTTGCGCTTCGTCGCCGGTGGGTTCGATGATGGGGACGGCGCCGGCCCGATGCTGCGCCGCCAGGTCGACGCCCGTGCCTTCGGCGTCGACGACCTGGAAACGGTTCCGCTGTCGGCTCTGAAGGCCCTCGATCTGCGGCGGATGCCGGAACTCGCCGGGCTGCCGGGTCCACTCCTGCCGGTGCTCGAAGTGCGCTACCGGCGGCGGCGATGGCGGGATCCATTCAGTGACCAACGCCTGGCCCTGGACTCCGAGATCCGCCCCGGCCGGATCCATCCCGTCGTCGGCCGATGGTCCGGCGGCGCCCACGGGGCGTTGCGGTCGCACCTCGGCCGGGTGTCACCGACGGTAGTGGAGAGCAAAGGGCCGAAGGCCGCCCTGCCGACATGCCTGGAACCGATCGTGGGAACCTTCTGTTTCCGGTCATCCTTTTCGAAGTACAGCGCCTGTTTCGCGGCCCTCGGGATCGGGGATCGGCGCTCGGGAGAGAGCCTTTGA